Within the Acidobacteriota bacterium genome, the region TTTTGCTGAAGTCAAGACGAGTGCGACGGGCAGGGTGGTTATTATTCGGCATGTGACTCCTAGATCTGCTGTTGAATGATCTGCGTTTCCGCAGTCACTCGGCTGGCACTACGCGATTGCCGCGAGCGTCAGCTCACCTTGAATGTTCGTATCAGTCGCCGGGGCGGGAATCGACGCAGGCAAATCTGCTTGCGTCAGATGCATCGAATTTCTTTACTCTCTCTGCCGGCCCGCCCCTCAACGCCGGCGAGAAAAAAATGATTTTGAAAACCGGGGGAATTGAGCTATATAGGAGCGGAGCAGCACAACAGACAGAAAAGCGCCTACGCAAGAGCAGGGCTCTGCGCAGGCGCCATGGCAGCGCAAAAAAGATTGTGTTTTGTCAGTTTCCCGCGCCAGTTCTTAAGGCCTGTGTGAAGTTCGCCGCCCGCGAACTCTATCCCAATGAGGAACGTGAGACAGCGGACCCTATGCCCGGGCTGCTCACTCCTCTGATCAAATCCGAATTCCGCCTCGAATCAATACATTATAGCTGACACTACCCACTGCTTGGCAAGTGTGGGCATAAACGTGCTTAAGTTGTGATAGAAATCGAGGGGAAACGCGGCGAAGGCGGAACTTTCATCGCCTTCGCCCAATGAGTCTAGCAATACTGATGCTCCAGCCTGCACCTTCGATTCAAGGCGCCTCTGGGACATCAGTTTTGCGACGATCCGGTGCGATTCCTACTTAACTTCAACTGTAGCGCCAGCTTCCGTGAACTTCTTTTTGATGTTCTCGGCTTCTTCCTTGTTGACGCCTTCCTTAATGGGCTTCGGGGCGCCGTCAACCAGGTCCTTCGCCTCTTTCAGGCCCAGGCTGGTGACTTCGCGTACAGCCTTGATCACATTGATTTTATTGGCGCCAACACCGGTGAGAACGACGGTGAATTCTGTCTTCTCTTCGGGAGCCGCCGCAGCCGCGGCCGCTCCGGCACCGCCACCGGCTACCATAACTGGAGCAGCAGCCGCGGCCGATACGCCGAGGCGAGCTTCCAGTTTTTTAACGAGCGCCGCCGCATCGAGCAGCGACAACCCAACAATCTGATCTTCCAATGCTTGAATATCCGCCATTTTCAATCTCCTCGAATTCCTAAAACTGTCCTTAAATCGGATGATCGGGTCATCGGGTGATCGGGCGAAGCGACACCGCTCCGAGCACCGCGCGACTAGTCTCCCGTTACTGCTGCTCGTCGGCTCTCGCCGAGGAGTTGCCAACCGCATTCAGGTTTCCGGTATGCCCCAGACTGAGCATTCCTGAATCCGATGGCGAAATTCTCATTTCTGCACGAAAGGCAATGGCCGGCGAAGCTACTTCAGCCGATCACCGACGGCCCGATCGCCCGATTGCGGGAAACCGTTATTCGGCAAACTTGTTTTCCATCACGCCCTGATTCACGACGACAGCCAGATCGCGACCAACGGCACTCAATGTCGTGACCAGACGCTGAGCTGGAGCGCTGATGAGGAAGAGCAGCTTTGAGTAAAGCTCCTCTTTGCCCGGCATGCTTGCGAGCGCTTTGACCTCGTTGATCGAGATCACTTTGCCTTCAATGACGCCCAGCTTAAAGCTGAACTCCGGATTGTCGCTCACATACTTCGTGAGGGCCTTGGCCAAGGCCACCGGATCACCCCTCGTGTAGGCGATCGATGTAACACCCTTCACGCTCTTGAGGGCCTCTTCAACGGCAGTGCCTTGCGCAGCGCGACGTGCCAACGTGTTCTTCACGACGTGGTACCTGCCGCCGGCGATGCGCACAGTCTTACGCAGCTCGAAATCCTGCGCCACGGTGAGCTTTCCAAAGGTACCGACAATCATGCTGTTGACCTGCTTCAGGTCGGCAGCCAGCTTCTCAACTTGTTCTGACTTCTTCGCTCTTGTAACAGCCATCGTTCAAATCCTTAAGTCCCCCAATCGAACTCGATGATGGGGTGATTTTGCGATTGGTCGATTTGGTGATTTTCCATCGCAAAATCGCGAAATCACCAAATCACAAAATTCTTATGCCTTTGCGGCAGCCTCAAGGGGAGCGGAATCAATCGAGATTCCAGGGCCCATGGTTGAGGACAGCGTCACGCCTTTGATGTACTTCCCTTTCGCCGCAGCCGGTTTTGCACGAATCACACTCGATATCACTGTGCTGGCGTTTTCGATCAGCTTCTTTGGTTCAAAGCTGATCTTTCCCACCGGAACGTGAATCAGCGCAGTCTTATCCGTGCGAAACTCGACTTTACCAGCCTTGATTTCCTTTACGGCAGCAGCAACATCGAACGTGACGGTTCCCGTTTTGGGATTAGGCATCAGGCCACGCGGGCCGAGCACTTTTCCC harbors:
- a CDS encoding 50S ribosomal protein L7/L12, with the protein product MADIQALEDQIVGLSLLDAAALVKKLEARLGVSAAAAAPVMVAGGGAGAAAAAAAPEEKTEFTVVLTGVGANKINVIKAVREVTSLGLKEAKDLVDGAPKPIKEGVNKEEAENIKKKFTEAGATVEVK
- the rplJ gene encoding 50S ribosomal protein L10 gives rise to the protein MAVTRAKKSEQVEKLAADLKQVNSMIVGTFGKLTVAQDFELRKTVRIAGGRYHVVKNTLARRAAQGTAVEEALKSVKGVTSIAYTRGDPVALAKALTKYVSDNPEFSFKLGVIEGKVISINEVKALASMPGKEELYSKLLFLISAPAQRLVTTLSAVGRDLAVVVNQGVMENKFAE